The following coding sequences lie in one Methanopyrus sp. SNP6 genomic window:
- a CDS encoding diphthine--ammonia ligase, with the protein MRAVALLSGGKDSTLAAHLAVEDGYELVYGLTVIPSDSESMMFHVPNAGLGTLVARALGLEPLEVRSGRDDEADIEEMALVLDELDVDALVSGAIASRYQKERLDRLCEELEIEHVHPLWGMDPFEELEILVECGFEVVVIGVSAAGMDESWLGRRIDRNFIEDVRRLYEDYRVHPAGEGGEYETLVLDAPLFERRIVLERVEKQWDGFSGELIVKEARLVPKRR; encoded by the coding sequence TTGAGGGCGGTAGCGCTGCTCAGCGGTGGTAAGGACTCTACGCTGGCCGCACACCTGGCGGTTGAGGACGGTTACGAACTGGTATACGGGCTCACCGTTATACCGTCTGACTCAGAGAGCATGATGTTCCACGTGCCGAACGCGGGCCTCGGTACGCTGGTGGCGCGGGCGTTAGGACTCGAGCCTTTGGAAGTACGGTCTGGACGGGACGATGAGGCCGATATCGAGGAGATGGCCCTCGTCCTCGATGAGCTCGACGTGGACGCGCTGGTCTCCGGGGCCATCGCGTCCAGGTATCAGAAGGAACGGCTCGATAGGTTGTGCGAGGAACTCGAGATCGAACACGTGCATCCGTTGTGGGGTATGGACCCGTTCGAGGAGCTCGAGATCCTGGTGGAATGCGGTTTCGAGGTGGTCGTGATCGGAGTATCGGCGGCCGGTATGGACGAGTCCTGGTTAGGCCGTAGGATCGATCGGAACTTCATCGAGGACGTCCGACGGTTGTACGAGGATTACCGGGTCCATCCGGCTGGTGAAGGGGGTGAATACGAGACTCTAGTCTTGGATGCCCCCCTTTTCGAACGTAGGATAGTCCTAGAACGCGTTGAAAAGCAATGGGATGGTTTCTCGGGCGAGTTAATCGTGAAAGAGGCCAGGCTAGTGCCTAAGCGGCGATGA